The following proteins come from a genomic window of Streptococcus oralis:
- the rpsA gene encoding 30S ribosomal protein S1: protein MNEFEDLLNSVSQVEPGDVVSAEVLTVDATQANVAISGTGVEGVLTLRELTNDRDADINDFVKVGEVLDVLVLRQVVGKDTDTVTYLVSKKRLEARKAWDKLVGREEEVVTVKGTRAVKGGLSVEFEGVRGFIPASMLDTRFVRNTERFVGQEFDAKIKEVDPKENRFILSRREVVEAATAAARAEVFGKLAVGDVVTGKVARITSFGAFIDLGGVDGLVHLTELSHERNVSPKSVVTVGEEIEVKVLDLNEEEGRVSLSLKATTPGPWDGVEQKLAKGDVVEGTVKRLTDFGAFVEVLPGIDGLVHVSQISHKRIENPKEALTVGQEVTVKVLDVNADAERVSLSIKALEERPAQEEGQKEEKRAARPRRPKRQEKRDFELPETQTGFSMADLFGDIEL from the coding sequence ATGAACGAATTTGAAGATTTGCTAAATAGCGTTAGCCAAGTTGAGCCTGGTGATGTTGTTAGTGCTGAAGTATTGACAGTTGATGCGACTCAAGCTAACGTTGCAATCTCTGGGACTGGTGTTGAAGGTGTCTTGACTCTTCGCGAATTGACAAACGATCGCGATGCAGATATCAATGACTTTGTGAAAGTAGGAGAAGTATTGGATGTTCTTGTACTTCGTCAAGTAGTTGGTAAAGATACTGATACAGTTACATACCTTGTATCTAAAAAACGCCTTGAAGCTCGCAAAGCATGGGACAAACTTGTTGGACGCGAAGAAGAAGTTGTTACTGTTAAAGGAACTCGTGCCGTTAAAGGTGGACTTTCAGTAGAATTTGAAGGTGTTCGTGGATTCATCCCAGCTTCAATGTTGGATACTCGTTTCGTACGTAACACTGAGCGTTTCGTAGGTCAAGAATTTGATGCTAAAATCAAGGAAGTTGATCCTAAAGAAAACCGTTTCATTCTTTCACGTCGTGAAGTTGTTGAGGCAGCTACTGCAGCAGCTCGTGCTGAAGTATTCGGTAAATTGGCTGTTGGTGATGTTGTAACTGGTAAAGTTGCTCGTATCACTAGCTTCGGTGCTTTTATCGATCTCGGTGGTGTTGACGGATTGGTTCACTTGACTGAATTGTCACACGAACGTAACGTATCACCTAAATCAGTTGTAACTGTTGGTGAAGAAATCGAAGTTAAAGTCCTTGATCTTAATGAAGAAGAAGGACGCGTATCCCTTTCACTTAAAGCAACAACACCTGGACCATGGGATGGCGTTGAGCAAAAATTGGCTAAAGGTGATGTGGTAGAAGGAACAGTTAAACGTTTGACTGACTTCGGTGCATTTGTTGAAGTATTGCCAGGTATCGATGGACTTGTTCACGTATCACAAATTTCACACAAACGTATCGAAAATCCAAAAGAAGCTCTTACTGTTGGTCAAGAAGTTACTGTTAAAGTCCTTGATGTTAACGCTGACGCAGAACGTGTATCACTTTCTATCAAAGCTCTTGAAGAACGTCCAGCTCAAGAAGAAGGACAAAAAGAAGAAAAACGTGCTGCTCGTCCACGTCGTCCAAAACGTCAAGAAAAACGTGATTTCGAACTTCCAGAAACACAAACAGGATTCTCAATGGCTGACTTGTTCGGTGATATCGAACTTTAA
- a CDS encoding GAF domain-containing protein — protein sequence MLDSEKQSQYQLLNEELSYLLEGESNVLANLSNASALLKSRFPNTVFAGFYLFDGSELVLGPFQGGVSCIRIPLGKGVCGEAAEFQETVLVGDVSTYPNYISCDSMAKSEIVVPMLKNGRLLGVLDLDSSLIDDYNAIDRDYLEQFVAILLETTEWDFTMFEEKA from the coding sequence ATGTTAGATTCAGAAAAACAATCACAATATCAATTGTTAAATGAGGAACTCTCTTATTTACTTGAAGGTGAGAGCAATGTTCTTGCCAATCTTTCTAATGCTAGTGCCCTCCTAAAATCTCGCTTTCCAAATACTGTATTTGCAGGGTTTTATCTGTTTGATGGTAGCGAGTTGGTTTTAGGGCCTTTTCAGGGTGGTGTTTCTTGTATTCGCATTCCGCTTGGAAAAGGCGTATGTGGAGAAGCTGCTGAGTTTCAAGAGACTGTTTTAGTTGGCGATGTGAGCACCTATCCAAACTACATTTCTTGTGATAGTATGGCCAAGAGTGAAATCGTAGTTCCCATGCTCAAGAATGGTCGATTGCTGGGTGTCTTAGACCTGGATTCTTCACTTATTGATGATTACAATGCTATTGATCGTGATTACTTGGAACAATTTGTCGCTATTTTGCTTGAGACGACAGAATGGGACTTTACAATGTTTGAGGAGAAAGCCTAA
- a CDS encoding branched-chain amino acid aminotransferase — MTVAIDWENLGFSYMKLPYRYIAHYKNGQWDQGELTEDATLHISESSPSLHYGQQAFEGLKAYRTKDGSIQLFRPDENAKRLQRTCDRLLIPQVPTEMFVEACKAVVRANEDYVPPYGTGGTLYLRPLLIGVGDIIGVKPAEEYIFTIFAMPVGNYFKGGLVPTNFLIQDEYDRAAPNGTGAAKVGGNYAASLLPGKMAKSRHFSDVIYLDPSTHTKIEEVGSANFFGITADNEFVTPLSPSILPSITKYSLLYLAEHRLGLTPIEGDVPIDNLDRFVEAGACGTAAVISPIGGIQHGDDFHVFYSETEVGPVTRKLYDELTGIQFGDVEAPEGWIVKVD, encoded by the coding sequence ATGACAGTTGCAATTGATTGGGAAAACCTTGGATTTTCTTATATGAAATTACCTTATCGCTATATCGCTCATTACAAAAATGGTCAATGGGATCAAGGAGAGTTGACAGAGGATGCGACCTTGCATATTTCAGAGTCTTCTCCAAGTCTCCACTATGGGCAGCAAGCATTTGAGGGCTTGAAAGCCTATCGTACGAAGGATGGCAGTATCCAACTCTTTCGTCCAGATGAAAATGCCAAGCGTCTGCAACGTACTTGTGACCGTCTCTTGATACCACAAGTTCCGACAGAAATGTTTGTAGAAGCTTGTAAAGCGGTTGTTCGTGCCAATGAAGATTATGTACCACCGTACGGAACGGGTGGAACCCTCTATCTCCGTCCGCTTTTGATTGGTGTTGGAGATATTATCGGGGTAAAACCGGCAGAAGAGTATATTTTCACAATCTTTGCCATGCCAGTTGGCAACTACTTCAAAGGTGGTTTAGTCCCAACTAACTTCTTGATTCAAGATGAATACGACCGTGCAGCGCCAAACGGTACAGGTGCAGCTAAGGTTGGAGGAAACTATGCTGCTAGTCTCTTGCCAGGAAAAATGGCTAAGTCACGTCATTTCTCAGATGTTATCTATCTAGACCCTTCAACACATACAAAGATTGAAGAAGTCGGTTCAGCTAACTTCTTTGGAATTACAGCCGATAATGAATTTGTTACACCTTTAAGCCCCTCTATCTTGCCATCTATTACCAAGTACTCTTTGCTTTATTTGGCAGAACACCGCTTGGGCTTGACTCCGATTGAAGGCGATGTCCCAATTGATAATTTGGATCGTTTTGTAGAGGCAGGAGCTTGTGGTACAGCAGCGGTTATTTCTCCAATTGGAGGCATCCAACATGGCGATGATTTCCATGTTTTCTATAGTGAAACAGAAGTAGGTCCTGTGACACGTAAACTTTATGATGAATTGACTGGTATCCAATTTGGTGATGTAGAAGCGCCTGAAGGATGGATTGTCAAAGTGGACTAA
- a CDS encoding DUF2969 domain-containing protein → MSKKDKKIEIQLTDAKVTVGKDSYEGYVLTIGKKVIGQIAELDSQFAIIKNGNVDSFYKKLEKAVEILIENYNLTK, encoded by the coding sequence ATGAGTAAAAAAGATAAGAAAATTGAAATTCAATTAACGGATGCAAAAGTGACTGTTGGAAAAGACAGCTATGAAGGATACGTTTTGACGATCGGGAAAAAGGTTATTGGGCAAATTGCCGAATTAGATAGCCAATTTGCCATCATAAAGAATGGAAATGTCGATAGTTTTTATAAAAAACTTGAAAAAGCTGTGGAAATTTTGATTGAAAACTATAATTTGACAAAATAA
- a CDS encoding DUF3272 family protein has translation MNRQQFIIIALFTAAETYFFNESLMTGRYVMAAFWAILLFRNFRLSYVMGKIVDAIDQHLNRKD, from the coding sequence ATGAATAGACAACAATTTATCATAATAGCATTATTTACGGCTGCTGAGACTTATTTTTTCAATGAATCTTTGATGACTGGTCGCTATGTTATGGCAGCTTTTTGGGCGATTCTACTCTTTCGAAATTTTAGGTTAAGTTACGTGATGGGAAAAATCGTAGACGCTATTGATCAACACTTAAACCGCAAGGATTAG
- the dnaX gene encoding DNA polymerase III subunit gamma/tau, with protein MYQALYRKYRSQTFSQLVGQEVVAKTLKQAVEQEKISHAYLFSGPRGTGKTSVAKIFAKAMNCPNQVDGEPCNNCYICQAVTEGSLEDVIEMDAASNNGVDEIREIRDKSTYAPSLARYKVYIIDEVHMLSTGAFNALLKTLEEPTQNVVFILATTELHKIPATILSRVQRFEFKSIKTQDIKEHIQTILQKENISSEPEAVEIIARRAEGGMRDALSILDQALSLTQGNELTTAISEEITGTISLSALDDYVAALSQQDVPKALDSLNLLFENGKSMTRFVTDLLQYLRDLLVVQTGGENTHHSLVFMDNLALSQERLFEMIRLATVSLADMKASLQPKIYAEMMTIRLAEIKPESSLSGAVESEISALRHEVARLKQELANVGTAPKQVAPVLSRPATSKTVYRVDRNKVQSILQEAVENPDLARQNLIRLQNAWGEVIESLAGPDKALLVGSQPVAANEHHAILAFDSNFNAGQTMKRDNLNTMFGNILSQAAGFSPEILAISMEEWKEVRAAFSAKAKSSQPEKERQIEESVIPEGFEFLVDKVRIEED; from the coding sequence ATGTATCAAGCACTTTATCGAAAATATAGAAGCCAGACTTTTTCACAACTGGTAGGACAAGAGGTTGTTGCTAAAACCCTAAAACAAGCGGTTGAGCAGGAAAAGATTAGTCACGCTTATCTTTTCTCGGGCCCTCGTGGAACTGGGAAAACTAGTGTTGCAAAGATTTTTGCCAAGGCAATGAACTGTCCGAACCAAGTGGACGGGGAACCATGTAATAACTGTTATATCTGTCAGGCAGTGACAGAAGGGAGCCTAGAAGATGTTATTGAAATGGATGCGGCTTCAAATAATGGAGTTGATGAAATCCGTGAAATTCGTGACAAATCTACCTATGCACCTAGCTTAGCACGTTACAAGGTTTACATTATCGACGAGGTTCATATGCTGTCTACAGGAGCCTTTAATGCGCTTTTGAAAACTCTAGAAGAGCCAACCCAGAATGTTGTCTTTATCTTGGCAACTACTGAATTGCACAAGATTCCAGCAACCATTTTATCACGTGTTCAACGTTTTGAGTTTAAATCCATTAAAACGCAAGATATTAAAGAGCATATCCAAACAATTTTGCAAAAAGAGAATATCAGTTCTGAACCAGAGGCTGTAGAAATAATTGCTAGAAGGGCTGAAGGTGGGATGCGGGATGCCTTGTCTATTCTGGATCAAGCCTTGAGTTTAACACAGGGAAACGAGCTCACGACTGCTATCTCTGAGGAGATTACAGGCACCATTAGTTTATCAGCACTAGATGACTATGTAGCTGCCTTGTCTCAGCAGGATGTTCCAAAAGCGCTTGATTCTCTGAATCTTTTATTTGAGAATGGCAAGAGCATGACTCGTTTTGTGACGGATCTCTTGCAGTATTTGCGTGATCTACTGGTTGTCCAGACAGGTGGCGAAAATACTCATCATAGTCTAGTTTTTATGGACAATCTAGCTCTGTCTCAGGAAAGACTCTTTGAAATGATTCGTCTAGCGACAGTAAGCTTGGCAGATATGAAGGCCAGTTTGCAACCTAAGATTTACGCTGAGATGATGACCATTCGTTTAGCTGAAATCAAGCCTGAATCTTCGCTTTCAGGAGCTGTTGAAAGTGAAATTTCTGCACTGAGACATGAAGTCGCCCGTCTCAAGCAAGAACTTGCCAATGTGGGCACAGCTCCTAAACAAGTTGCGCCAGTTCTTAGTCGTCCAGCCACTTCCAAGACAGTCTATCGAGTAGATCGTAATAAAGTTCAGTCTATCCTGCAAGAAGCTGTCGAAAATCCTGATTTAGCGCGACAAAACTTGATTCGCCTCCAGAATGCCTGGGGAGAAGTGATTGAAAGTTTAGCTGGACCTGATAAGGCTCTTCTCGTTGGTTCACAGCCTGTTGCTGCTAATGAACACCATGCCATTCTGGCATTTGACTCCAATTTTAATGCTGGTCAAACCATGAAACGTGATAATCTCAACACCATGTTTGGTAATATCCTCAGTCAGGCAGCAGGCTTTTCACCTGAAATCCTTGCTATTTCTATGGAAGAGTGGAAAGAGGTCCGTGCAGCATTTTCTGCTAAGGCTAAGTCCTCCCAGCCTGAAAAAGAAAGACAGATAGAGGAGAGTGTTATCCCAGAGGGGTTTGAATTTCTAGTTGACAAAGTGAGGATAGAGGAAGACTAA